The Naumovozyma dairenensis CBS 421 chromosome 2, complete genome genome segment ACCTACTTTCACCGCAAATGATCTTTTCAACGCCATAACACTGATTATGGAATTATTAGCAAGCACAAATGAAACTCATCCTGACGGTGAAGTCGACCTAGAATTCATGTCaacatatataaaaattgCAAGCttcttatcatcattaagaACTACCGGATTAGATCATACAGCTGAATATATCGCACAAGCTGCAAAGGCCGTCTTACAATTTTCAGATATGGTTGATTTAACTAGTGAAACCgcatcttcttcttccacGAATACCGAACAAGAAACAATTTTAGATATCGTTGGTACAGGTGGTGATGGACAAAACACTTTCAATGTATCCACTTCAGCAGCTATAGTCGCATCAGGTATCCCCGGTATTAAAATATGTAAACATGGTGGGAAAGCTTCAACTTCGAATAGTGGTGCTGGTGATTTAATCGGTATATTAGGATGCGACTCTTCAAAAGTTACCGCAAAGACGGTAAATTTATTATGGAATGataatcaatttcttttccttttagCACCATATTTCCATGACGGGATGGGGAGAGTGGCATTGATAAGGAAATTGCTGGGGATCCCGACTATTTTCAACGTTTTGGGTCCACTTTTACATCCTGTAAAACATATCCATAAGAGAGTCCTTGGTGTTTATTCAAAAGACTTGGCCTTAGAATATGCAAAAGCTGCCGCATTAGTGTACCCTGATAGTGAAACATTTGTTGTTTGGGGGAATGTAGGATTAGATGAAGTTTCACCTATTGGGAAGACTACTGTGTGGCATGTAAATTCggataaaaataaaaaagagaGGGGACATATAGAATCATTTGATTTGGAACCTTCAATGTTCGGGTTAATGGAACATCCATTAGACCAATGTGCTTCATTGGGACCAAGAGAGAATGCAAGAATACTGACAGAAGAAATTTTATCAGGTAAATATTCATATGGTGATAATCATCCAATCTATGATTACATACTTTTAAACACAGCTGTTTTATATTGTCTAAGTGAAGGACATAGAAATTGGAAACAAGGTGTCATTGAAGCAGATAAGAGCATCCAATCTGGTGCTTCATTAAGAGCATTGTCTCACTTTATAAAAGACGTTCAATCGTTATAATTCTTACAAAGACCAATGCCCACCACCCGTCGAGTAATAAATCACATCTAGCGTATTTAAAAGTCAAAATGATAGAATTATAGAACATATATCCGCATATAGAAATGTACAAtgtatattaaataatatcatttattattcatcTGTGAAGTTCTCCTGTTAAAAATTATGTAAAGTTGATTGACACTATAATTTTAACGCGTCATGTTTCTCTTTTCGTGGTACAAAAAGAATCAAAGAATTAAGAAaacatcattatcaaaacaaaacaaaacaaaacaaacaaatccTTCTTGAAAAAACGCACTTCCagtatttgtatttatgCCATTACTCAATTAAAATAGCAGCCTTCGTATCGCATAAGACCTATTTGACCAAAAATATAACTAACAGATTGAcagtatatatttttcaaatgaaaagatGAACCAACCTCCTTCACATCTCAAAGACACGGcatttaagaaattagaGTTTACGCCAATTGGTACAGATAAACGGTCTAATAACTCTCCAACTAAATCCCCATCTATGACTAGAAGAGCTGAAGGTATAGTAAATGATGcagaatttttcaatgatgaGGAACCACCAAGAAAAATCCGTCGAACAAGTCTGAACGATACAGTCAACTCATTGGCTATTCTAAAccaagaagaacaagatgaaCTTTCAGATGAAAGTGATAAAGATAACGCTTATTCATctgaatttgatgatacTATACCTAAGATACCTGAACCACATGATAGCAATAACATTCAAAATAATGGCTCTAATGCAATTCATCGTAATAACGAAAATAAAGACGATGAATAtaagaagaatttaatgCCTGAACTAAGCGATAATATAATCAGTTCTAAACCAttgaaacaacaacaggAAGAAGTGGAAATGCTAATTAAGGAGAATCATACTTTGAAAATCAGAATCCGTACTCTagtcaatttcttcaacgGGTTTGACCTtaatactttgaaaaatatggacATCATTGATGAGATTGGTAAatggaaacaaaaatatattaatttaaATACGGAATATAAtactttgaaattgaaatatgatgatttgaatcTGAACAGTGAAAAACATTCAGAAGCGGAGgttaaaattgataaaaagaaagaggCTAAACTTGTTAAAGAACATAAGGTATTACAAGATTCATTCAATCAGACAAGATTAGCATTAGATACTTTGCAAAATCAgtttaaaaaattacaagagGAGAAAGCTAAGGCTGATCACGAGATTAGAAACTTGACTACTCAACACCACGAAGAGTTGGATACTAAATTATCACAGTTGGATCGAATCATTGCTGAAAAAGACGACCTGATAAATAAAGATACTGCTAAAATTCATAAATTGGAAGAACAACTAAACTCCCtcaataatgatacaaCAAGTCAATCTACTATAGACTCTTTAAAAAAACAGTTGATAGAGGAGAAATCGATGTTAGAAAGAGTAAAAacagaaaatgaaactTTAGAAAACAAAATCCATGACTTAAAATCTCAGCTACGAGAATctgaaattgaattgaagGCATTGTCCGAGAAATGTGGAAGATATGAAACTGAAATCAGAGATCATAAATCTACTTCCGAAAAATCAAACAATtactataaaaataaaataaacgAATTAGAAAGCAAGATTAAGAATCTCCACTTGCAACTAGAGAATTTAAATACCGAAAGGCAAGAACTTCAGGATGCTCTTTTAGGACATGATATAGCAGGATCTGACGAGTTGAGAGGgattaaagaagatatgCAGAACGAActagaaaaaataaagcaATTAGAAGAAACTAATCATACTCTTCAGATTAATTTCGATGACTTACAAAAAGATAATAGTAAATTAACACGCAACTTGAAGAATAGtgaagaaaacaagaaaacCCTTGAAATACAGGTCCAATCTATGCAACAAACTATCGATAATCTTGAAAAGGCTTCTATTCAACTAACTTCAGATCTGAAAAAGCTAACGAGAGAAGTGcatgatttgaatgaaaaggATGTTGATTCTCAAGAACAAATATCTCGTTTACaagataaaattgaaaaactgAAATCAGTTCATAAGGAAGAGTTGAAGATAGTTAATGAAGAGCTGGATggaaagagaaaagaattaattgaaacaaattttcaaataaaacaattacaaaatcaactatttgaaaatgtgAAGAATTCGACCACTAGCGAcataaatgaaaaagtgATAAAGGAAAAACAAGATCAAATCGAAGatcttcaaagaaaattagCTGATTTAAGAGATGCAATCAGAACTGATCAAAATAAGaacttgaagaaatttgatCTTAGAATCAAGGAAACGGAAATGAAGTACACTGAAGAATTAggtaaattgaaagaagatgttaggcttttgaaaaatgaaagagCAAAGTTAAAGAATCAATTAGAAACCATTAAAGAATCTAAAGTTAATATGGAAACCCAACATGATAGAGAGTTGAATGAGTGGATATCTAAGTTTAATTCCATGTCGAAAGAACATaacaatttgataaatcgacaagataataaaagaGATTCCTatagaaatgaaataatgGAAACTCtgaatgaaaataaacGGCTACTTGCCCAATTAGAGGCAttacaaaatcaaagatCCGACatggaaattgaaatcacCAAGCTTTCCAAATCCAGAGATGCCTATAAAGatacattgaaaaatacGTTATCTAACTTAGACTCTATAACTAAAGAATTTAGTGAATATAAGAGGAGGAACAAAAATAAcgatgaaaaaaatgaaagcATGTCAGATAGGTATCAAAATATGCAAGAAAAACTAATGAGAAGGATAAATCAATTGgaagatgataatttgTTATTGGAAAGACGTCTTCAAAACCAACCTTTGAGCTCCAGAGGCACCAATGATGCTGAACGATTCTCCAATGCATCTGTATCAAAATATcaagataatattgattattataagCTCAAGTATAATATGGAAGTCCAACAAAACAATGATATGAGATTACAAATTGATTACCTGAATTTAATTctgaaaatgatttcaaGGAATGACAAATTAAACTATCTGAAGGCTAAGGATGACATATATCTAAGTCgtgaaaacaaaaataatgatgcaGATCCTATACCACGGTACAATCCATATTATAACGACTCGCTGAATAAGCAATGGTCAAATAACTACGAAATAAATCcattcaatgatttttACAGAAATAATAACGAACAAAGGTTTTTTGACAGAAGAGATAATCAGAAACAGTTGAAGTTTAAAAGCGTGGCATTATTGGTACTTGCATGTATACGAATGAAACGTGTGGCCAATAAACATAGATGGGATAGACAGAGGCTTCGATACCtggaaagaaaaattgcattaaatgatgataccCAGAGCtggtaaataaaaaaatacttattcatttacaaaagaagctgtaaaataaaatatctgAATTTACTCAATTCCTGTACTATATAAATTCGCAGCGTctgtaataataaaaatatatctattCCCCGCATTAAGGGCTTCCTAAGTATATAGATAGCAGGATAACATTATAGAT includes the following:
- the TRP4 gene encoding anthranilate phosphoribosyltransferase (similar to Saccharomyces cerevisiae TRP4 (YDR354W); ancestral locus Anc_5.413), producing the protein MSEKDLVKYTRKLLVSPPTFTANDLFNAITLIMELLASTNETHPDGEVDLEFMSTYIKIASFLSSLRTTGLDHTAEYIAQAAKAVLQFSDMVDLTSETASSSSTNTEQETILDIVGTGGDGQNTFNVSTSAAIVASGIPGIKICKHGGKASTSNSGAGDLIGILGCDSSKVTAKTVNLLWNDNQFLFLLAPYFHDGMGRVALIRKLLGIPTIFNVLGPLLHPVKHIHKRVLGVYSKDLALEYAKAAALVYPDSETFVVWGNVGLDEVSPIGKTTVWHVNSDKNKKERGHIESFDLEPSMFGLMEHPLDQCASLGPRENARILTEEILSGKYSYGDNHPIYDYILLNTAVLYCLSEGHRNWKQGVIEADKSIQSGASLRALSHFIKDVQSL
- the SPC110 gene encoding Spc110p (similar to Saccharomyces cerevisiae SPC110 (YDR356W); ancestral locus Anc_5.414); translation: MNQPPSHLKDTAFKKLEFTPIGTDKRSNNSPTKSPSMTRRAEGIVNDAEFFNDEEPPRKIRRTSLNDTVNSLAILNQEEQDELSDESDKDNAYSSEFDDTIPKIPEPHDSNNIQNNGSNAIHRNNENKDDEYKKNLMPELSDNIISSKPLKQQQEEVEMLIKENHTLKIRIRTLVNFFNGFDLNTLKNMDIIDEIGKWKQKYINLNTEYNTLKLKYDDLNLNSEKHSEAEVKIDKKKEAKLVKEHKVLQDSFNQTRLALDTLQNQFKKLQEEKAKADHEIRNLTTQHHEELDTKLSQLDRIIAEKDDLINKDTAKIHKLEEQLNSLNNDTTSQSTIDSLKKQLIEEKSMLERVKTENETLENKIHDLKSQLRESEIELKALSEKCGRYETEIRDHKSTSEKSNNYYKNKINELESKIKNLHLQLENLNTERQELQDALLGHDIAGSDELRGIKEDMQNELEKIKQLEETNHTLQINFDDLQKDNSKLTRNLKNSEENKKTLEIQVQSMQQTIDNLEKASIQLTSDLKKLTREVHDLNEKDVDSQEQISRLQDKIEKLKSVHKEELKIVNEELDGKRKELIETNFQIKQLQNQLFENVKNSTTSDINEKVIKEKQDQIEDLQRKLADLRDAIRTDQNKNLKKFDLRIKETEMKYTEELGKLKEDVRLLKNERAKLKNQLETIKESKVNMETQHDRELNEWISKFNSMSKEHNNLINRQDNKRDSYRNEIMETLNENKRLLAQLEALQNQRSDMEIEITKLSKSRDAYKDTLKNTLSNLDSITKEFSEYKRRNKNNDEKNESMSDRYQNMQEKLMRRINQLEDDNLLLERRLQNQPLSSRGTNDAERFSNASVSKYQDNIDYYKLKYNMEVQQNNDMRLQIDYLNLILKMISRNDKLNYLKAKDDIYLSRENKNNDADPIPRYNPYYNDSLNKQWSNNYEINPFNDFYRNNNEQRFFDRRDNQKQLKFKSVALLVLACIRMKRVANKHRWDRQRLRYLERKIALNDDTQSW